In Musa acuminata AAA Group cultivar baxijiao chromosome BXJ2-8, Cavendish_Baxijiao_AAA, whole genome shotgun sequence, one genomic interval encodes:
- the LOC103993794 gene encoding glucose-6-phosphate 1-dehydrogenase, chloroplastic — MAVCFRCHRTAPSSVDHYRTLARKNKVWPASVPSLLAGHEAIRKWGFQMKSSNGYPLNVVSSQKEEPYIVHSKAKEDQIDSTVSITVVGASGDLAKKKIFPALFALFYEDCLPKHFTVFGYARTQLTDEELRNMIGKTLTCRIDKRENCGDKMEQFLQRCFYHSGQYSSEENFLELDRKLKDKEVGKSANRLFYLSIPPNIFVDVVRCASRTASSTTGWTRVIVEKPFGRDSQSSGDLTRSLKQHLTEDQIFRIDHYLGKELVENLSVLRFSNLVFEPLWSRKFIRNVQLIFSEDFGTEGRGGYFDNYGIIRDIMQNHLVQILALFAMETPVSLDAEDIRNEKVKVLRSMRTLQLDDVVVGQYKGHTRGGRSLPAYIDDPTVPKGSLTPTFAAAALFIDNARWDGVPFLMKAGKALNTRRAEIRVQFRHVPGNLYKRNFGTDLDKATNELVIRVQPDEAIYLKINNKIPGLSMRLDSSNLNLLYASRYPREIPDAYERLLLDAIEGERRLFIRSDELDAAWELFTPVLKELEDKRIAPELYPYGSRGPVGAHYLAAKYNVRWGDLSSQYS, encoded by the exons ATGGCTGTCTGCTTCCGTTGTCATCGGACCGCGCCCTCTTCTGTCGACCACTACCGAACCCTCGCAAGAAAGAACAAGGTGTGGCCTGCCTCAGTCCCTTCTCTTCTCGCTGGACACGAAGCGATCAGAAAGTGGGGTTTCCAGATGAAATCCTCCAATGGGTACCCTCTCAATGTAGTTTCCTCCCAGAAAG AAGAGCCATATATCGTTCATTCTAAAGCCAAAGAAGACCAAATTGACAGCACAGTGAGTATTACTGTTGTTGGGGCTTCTGGAGACCTTGCCAAGAAGAAGATCTTTCCAGCCCTCTTTGCTCTCTTTTACGAAGATTGTCTTCCAAAG CACTTTACTGTTTTTGGCTATGCTAGAACTCAACTAACCGATGAAGAGCTGAGGAATATGATCGGCAAGACTCTGACCTGCAGAATTGACAAAAG GGAAAACTGTGGTGACAAGATGGAACAATTTTTGCAGAGGTGTTTCTACCATTCAGGGCAGTACAGTTCGGAGGAGAACTTTCTCGAGCTAGACAGGAAGCTTAAAGACAAAGAG GTGGGGAAGTCGGCAAATAGATTGTTTTATCTTTCGATTCCTCCAAACATATTTGTTGATGTGGTGAGATGTGCTAGCCGTACTGCGTCTTCAACAACTGGCTGGACCAGAGTAATTGTCGAAAAGCCATTTGGTCGTGACTCTCAATCTTCTGGAGACCTCACACGTTCTCTTAAGCAACACCTGACCGAGGACCAAATTTTCAG GATTGACCATTATTTGGGAAAGGAACTCGTTGAGAATCTTTCAGTTCTTCGTTTCTCCAACCTTGTTTTTGAGCCTTTGTGGTCCCGGAAGTTCATCAGGAATGTGCAGCTCATATTCTCCGAGGACTTTGGAACAGAGGGCCGTGGCGG ATACTTCGACAACTACGGAATCATCCGTGACATAATGCAAAATCATCTTGTACAAATATTAGCTTTATTTGCCATGGAAACCCCTGTTAGCTTAGATGCAGAGGATATCCGAAACGAAAAG GTGAAAGTTCTACGGTCAATGAGGACTCTACAACTCGATGATGTTGTGGTCGGACAATACAAGGGTCATACGAGAGGTGGAAGATCTTTGCCTGCCTATATAGATGACCCGACAGTGCCAAAAGGCAGTCTCACACCAACATTTGCAGCAGCAGCCCTCTTTATCGACAATGCTAGATGGGACGGTGTGCCATTCTTGATGAAAGCCGGAAAAGCCTTGAATACCAGACG AGCAGAGATTAGGGTTCAGTTCAGGCACGTTCCTGGTAATTTGTACAAGCGAAATTTTGGGACCGACTTGGATAAAGCAACTAATGAGCTGGTGATCCGTGTACAACCCGATGAAGCCATATATCTGAAGATAAACAATAAGATCCCTGGGTTGAGCATGAGATTGGATAGTAGCAATCTGAATCTCCTGTATGCATCGAG GTACCCTAGAGAGATCCCTGATGCATACGAGAGGCTGCTACTGGACGCGATCGAAGGCGAGCGACGGCTCTTCATCAGAAGCGACGAGCTGGACGCGGCATGGGAGCTCTTCACCCCGGTGCTGAAGGAGCTGGAGGACAAGAGGATCGCGCCGGAGCTTTATCCTTACGGCAGCCGAGGACCAGTTGGGGCACACTACCTTGCCGCCAAGTACAACGTGCGGTGGGGAGATCTCAGCAGCCAGTACTCCTAG
- the LOC103993792 gene encoding nuclear transcription factor Y subunit B-10-like: MVDSDNESGGPNNAAGSGGEFSSPREQDRFLPIANVSRIMKKALPANAKISKDAKETVQECVSEFISFVTGEASDKCQREKRKTINGDDLLWAMTTLGFEDYVEPLKVYLQRFREMEGEKMGASSGSHKEAGGAGVGMYGGGGGMYGSPTSATSYHHQMSMGGKGSSAGGAGGSSSASSAGFGRQGRV; encoded by the coding sequence ATGGTGGACTCAGATAACGAGTCCGGTGGACCGAACAACGCGGCGGGGAGCGGCGGCGAGTTCTCGTCGCCTCGGGAGCAAGACCGCTTCCTGCCGATCGCTAACGTGAGCAGGATCATGAAGAAGGCCCTCCCCGCCAACGCCAAGATCTCCAAGGACGCCAAGGAGACGGTGCAGGAGTGCGTCTCCGAGTTCATCAGCTTCGTCACCGGGGAGGCCTCCGACAAGTGCCAGCGGGAGAAGCGCAAGACCATCAACGGCGATGACCTCCTCTGGGCCATGACCACCCTCGGCTTCGAGGACTACGTCGAGCCCCTCAAGGTCTACCTGCAGCGGTTCCGGGAGATGGAAGGCGAGAAGATGGGGGCCTCATCGGGCTCGCACAAGGAAGCCGGCGGCGCCGGTGTGGGGATGtacggcggcggcggtgggatGTACGGTTCCCCGACTTCGGCGACGTCGTATCACCATCAGATGTCGATGGGGGGAAAGGGCAGCTCAGCCGGCGGCGCCGGTGGGAGCTCTTCGGCTTCTTCGGCAGGCTTTGGAAGGCAAGGCAGGGTATGa